One region of Nycticebus coucang isolate mNycCou1 chromosome 10, mNycCou1.pri, whole genome shotgun sequence genomic DNA includes:
- the CIC gene encoding protein capicua homolog isoform X1, producing the protein MKPMKKHSACTGLSGPGSGSKSPPATRAKALRRRGAGEGDKPEEDEDEVQQQQQQHPGPEELEEAEEEEAERGSGAEGLHPELHPGDLTPGRAEDPKGDGEAGRWEPSLSRKTATFKSRAPKKKYVEEHGASGDNIAGTPEEQVRTPEEANALGVPPRPPTSTRSSSTDTASEHSADLEDEPAEACGPGPWPSSGTSGGYDLRQLRSQRVLARRSDGLFLPAIVRQVRRSQDLGVQFPGDRTLTFYEGVPGGGVDVVLDTTPPPGALVVGTPVCTCVEPGVAAYREGVVVEVATKPAAYKVRFSPGPSSQPGLLGTLSQPPQLLHREPEEAVWVARSSLRLLRPPWEPEALPRKPLTGPEEEQADPGATLPPCSAALDPKQPEDAEVSKISFGGNLGAHCEENEEKHLPGLGTPALLPLPPPQLLSPPPKSPAFAGPGRPGEQPSPCQEGSQGGSRSSSVASLEKGAAPAARARTPLTAAQQKYKKGDVVCTPNGIRKKFNGKQWRRLCSRDGCMKESQRRGYCSRHLSMRTKEMEGLADSGPGGAGRPAGMAAREGSTEFDWGDETSRDSEASSVAARGDSRPRLVAPADLSRFEFDECEAAVMLVSLGSSRSGTPSFSPVSTQSPFSPAPSPSPSPLFGFRPANFSPINASPVIQRTAVRSRHLSASTPKAGVLTPPDLGPPPPAPRERHSSGILPTFQTNLTFTVPISPGRRKTELLPHPGALGAPGAGGGGAVPDFPKNDSLDSGVDSVSHTPTPSTPAGFRAVSPAVPFSRSRQPSPLLLLPPPAGLTSDPGPSVRRVPAVQRDSPVIVRNPDVPLPSKFPGEVGSSGEARAGGPGRSCRETPVPHGVASGKPGLPPPLPAPVPITVPPAAPTAVAQPMPTFGLASSPFQPVAFHPSPAALLPVLVPSSYTSHPAPKKEVIMGRPGTVWTNVEPRSVAVFPWHSLVPFLAPSQPDPSVQPNEAQQPASHPVASNQSKEPAESAAVAHEQPPGGAGSADPGRPPGATCPESPGPGPPHTLGVVEPGKGPPPITEEEVPIPPGEPRLDSETESDHDDAFLSIMSPEIQLPLPPGKRRTQSLSALPKERDSSSEKDGRSPNKREKDHIRRPMNAFMIFSKRHRALVHQRHPNQDNRTVSKILGEWWYALGPKEKQKYHDLAFQVKEAHFKAHPDWKWCNKDRKKSSSEAKPTSLGLVGGHKETRERSMSETGTAAAPGVSSELLSVAAQTLLSSDTKAPGSSSCGAERLHAVGGPGSARPRAFSHSGVHSLDGGEVDSQALQELTQMVSGPTSYSGSKPSTQYGAPGPFAAPSEGGALAASGRPPLLPTRASRSQRAASEDMTSDEERMVICEEEGDDDVIADDGFGTTDIDLKCKERVTDSESGDSSGEDPEGNKGFGRKVFSPVIRSSFTHCRPSLDPEPPGPPDPPATFSKGYGPTPSSSSPASSTSAATSFSLGSGTFKSQESGQGSTVGSLRPPPPGAGVPATPSKATRFLSTDPATFRRKRPESVGGLDPPGPSVIAASPSGGGSILQTLVLPPNKEEQEGSGARVPSAQAPSLAYGAPAAPLSRPAATMVTNVVRPVSSTPVPIASKPFPNSGRAEASPNDIAGARTEMGTGSRVPGSSPLGVSLVYSDKKSATATSPAPHLVAGPLLGTVGKAPATVTNLLVGTPGYGAPAPPAVQFIAQGTPGSGTTAGSGAGAGNGPNGPVPLGILQPGALGKAGGITQVQYILPTLPQQLQVAPAPAPAPGTKAAAPSGPAPTTSIRFTLPPGTSTNGKVLAATAPTPGIPILQSVPSAPPPKAQSVSPVQAPPPGGSAQLLPGKVLVPLAAPSMSVRGGGAGQPLPLVSPPFSVPVQNGAQPPSKIIQLTPVPVSTPSGLVPPLSPATLPGPTSQPQKVLLPSSTRITYVQSAGGHALPLGTSPASSQAGTVTSYGPTSSVALGFTSLGPSGPAFVQPLLSAGQAPLLAPGQVGVSPVPSPQLPPACAAPGGPVITAFYPGSPVPTSSAPLAQPSQAAPSVVYTVATSTTPPAATILPKGPPAPATATPAPTSPFPSATGSMTYSLVAPKAQRPSPKAPQKVKAAIASIPVGSFEAGASGRSGPAPRQSLEPGPVREPTAPESELEGQPTPPAPLPPPESWTPTARSSSPPPLAAEERTSTKVPDTMASKFPSSSSDWRVPGQGLESRGEPPTPPSPAPAPATASGSNSSSSEGSSGRAAGDTPERKEAASTGKKVKVRPPPLKKTFDSVDNRVLSEVDFEERFAELPEFRPEEVLPSPTLQSLATSPRAILGSYRKKRKNSTDLDSAPEDPTSPKRKMRRRSSCSSEPNTPKSAKCEGDIFTFDRTGTEAEDVLGELEYEKVPYSSLRRTLDQRRALVMQLFQDHGFFPSAQATAAFQARYADIFPSKVCLQLKIREVRQKIMQAATPTEQPPGAETPLPGPPPTGTAAAPAPTLSPAGGPDPTSPGSDSGTAQAAPPLPPPPESGPGQPAWEGAPQPSPPPPGPSAAATGR; encoded by the exons ATGAAGCCAATGAAGAAGCACTCAGCATGCACTGGCCTTTCAGGTCCTGGCAGTGGTAGCAAGTCCCCACCAGCCACGAGGGCCAAGGCTCTGAGGCGGCgaggggctggggagggtgaCAAGCCAGAGGAGGATGAAGATGAggttcagcagcagcagcagcagcatcctgGGCCAGAAGAGCTGGaggaagctgaggaggaggaggctgagcGGGGCTCCGGGGCTGAGGGGCTGCACCCAGAGCTGCACCCTGGCGACTTGACCCCAGGCCGAGCTGAGGACCCCAAGGGAGATGGGGAGGCAGGCCGATGGGAGCCCTCACTTAGCCGCAAGACAGCCACGTTTAAGTCTCGAGCACCCAAGAAAAAGTATGTGGAGGAGCATGGGGCCAGCGGTGATAACATAGCTGGGACCCCTGAAGAGCAGGTACGAACCCCTGAGGAGGCCAATGCCCTGGGAGTACCTCCAAGGCCACCCACCTCTACCCGCTCTTCCTCCACTGACACAGCCAGTGAACACTCAGCAGACCTGGAGGATGAGCCAGCTGAGGCTTGTGGTCCAGGCCCCTGGCCATCCAGTGGCACCAGTGGTGGCTATGATCTACGGCAGTTGCGGTCCCAGCGGGTGCTGGCTCGGCGTAGTGATGGACTATTCTTGCCTGCTATAGTACGCCAGGTGCGCCGAAGCCAGGACCTGGGTGTGCAGTTCCCTGGTGACCGGACCCTGACTTTCTATGAGGGGGTACCAGGTGGAGGTGTAGATGTGGTTTTGGATACCACACCGCCACCAGGCGCATTAGTGGTAGGTACACCTGTCTGTACCTGTGTGGAGCCTGGTGTGGCTGCCTACAGGGAGGGTGTGGTGGTGGAGGTGGCTACCAAGCCAGCTGCCTACAAGGTCCGTTTCAGCCCTGGTCCTAgctcccagccaggcctgctagGCACCCTGTCACAGCCCCCACAGCTGCTGCACCGTGAACCTGAGGAGGCTGTGTGGGTGGCCCGCTCCAGTCTGCGCCTGCTGCGGCCCCCCTGGGAACCTGAGGCCCTGCCGAGGAAGCCCCTTACAGGCCCTGAAGAAGAGCAGGCTGACCCTGGGGCCACCTTGCCACCCTGCTCCGCTGCCTTAGACCCCAAGCAGCCCGAGGATGCTGAGGTCTCTAAGATCAGCTTTGGGGGCAACTTGGGTGCTCACTGTGAGGAGAATGAGGAGAAGCACCTGCCAGGCCTGGGTACCCCAGCTCTACTCCCATTGCCCCCACCCCAGCTTCTGTCGCCACCACCCAAGTCTCCAGCCTTTGCAGGCCCTGGCCGCCCTGGTGAGCAGCCCTCACCCTGCCAGGAGGGGAGCCAGGGTGGCAGTCGGAGCAGCAGTGTGGCCTCACTGGAGAAGGGGGCTGCACCGGCAGCCCGGGCCCGCACGCCACTGACAGCTGCCCAGCAAAAGTACAAGAAGGGTGACGTGGTCTGCACACccaatggaatcagaaaaaagttcAATGGCAAGCAGTGGCGACGGCTGTGCTCACGGGATGGCTGCATGAAGGAGTCACAGCGGCGGGGCTACTGCTCACGCCACCTGTCCATGCGAACCAAAGAGATGGAGGGCCTGGCAGACAGTGGGCCTGGAGGGGCAGGGCGGCCAGCCGGTATGGCAGCCCGTGAGGGCAGCACTGAGTTCGACTGGGGTGATGAGACATCTCGGGACAGCGAGGCTAGCAGCGTGGCAGCCCGTGGAGACTCACGGCCACGTCTGGTGGCCCCTGCTGACTTGTCCCGTTTTGAGTTTGATGAGTGTGAGGCAGCTGTGATGTTGGTGTCATTGGGCAGCTCACGCTCAGGCACACCCTCCTTCTCACCTGTCTCCACGCAATCGCCCTTTTCTCCAGCCCcgtcaccctcaccctcaccactCTTTGGCTTCCGCCCTGCCAACTTCAGTCCTATCAATGCCTCACCAGTCATCCAGCGCACTGCTGTTCGCAGTCGCCACCTGAGTGCCAGCACTCCAAAGGCCGGTGTGCTGACACCGCCAGACCTGGGCCCACCACCACCTGCACCCCGAGAGCGCCATTCCTCCGGCATTCTACCAACCTTCCAGACCAACCTGACCTTTACTGTGCCCATCAGCCCCGGGCGGCGGAAGACAGAGCTGTTGCCACACCCAGGAGCTTTGGGGGCCCCAGGCGCAGGGGGTGGAGGAGCCGTCCCAGACTTCCCCAAGAACGACAGCTTAGACTCTGGTGTGGACTCAGTGTCCCACACACCTACACCCTCCACACCGGCTGGCTTCCGGGCTGTGTCACCTGCTGTGCCCTTTTCTCGCTCCCGCCAGCCCTCACCATTGCTGCTGTTACCCCCACCTGCTGGCCTGACCTCAGATCCAGGGCCTTCTGTGCGCAGGGTGCCTGCTGTGCAGCGGGACTCACCTGTCATTGTCCGCAACCCTGATGTGCCATTGCCCTCCAAATTCCCTGGAGAGGTGGGCAGTTCGGGTGAGGCACGGGCCGGAGGACCTGGACGGAGCTGCCGTGAGACCCCGGTGCCCCATGGGGTGGCCAGTGGGAAGCCTGGTCTGCCCCCACCTCTGCCAGCCCCTGTGCCCATCACCGTGCCTCCAGCTGCACCAACTGCTGTGGCACAGCCGATGCCTACCTTTGGCCTGGCTTCTTCACCCTTCCAACCTGTGGCCTTCCACCCCTCACCTGCTGCCCTGTTGCCTGTCCTGGTGCCCAGCAGTTATACCAGCCATCCCGCCCCCAAGAAGGAGGTCATCATGGGCCGGCCTGGAACAG TGTGGACGAATGTGGAACCTCGCTCTGTGGCTGTGTTCCCCTGGCACTCCTTAGTCCCCTTCCTGGCACCCAGCCAGCCCGACCCCTCTGTGCAGCCGAATGAGGCCCAACAACCTGCCAGCCATCCAGTGGCCTCCAACCAGAGCAAAG AACCTGCTGAATCGGCAGCTGTTGCTCACGAACAGCCACCAGGTGGGGCAGGGAGTGCTGACCCTGGGCGACCTCCTGGAGCCACATGTCCTGAGAGCCCAGGGCCTGGACCCCCACACACTTTGGGGGTGGTGGAACCTGGTAAGGGTCCCCCTCCCATCACCGAGGAGGAGGTCCCCATCCCCCCAGGAGAGCCCCGGTTGGACAGTGAGACAGAGAGTGACCACGATGATGC CTTCCTCTCCATCATGTCTCCTGAGATCCAGTTGCCTCTGCCACCTGGAAAACGACGGACCCAGTCCCTCAGTGCCCTGCCCAAGGAACGGGATTCATCTTCTGAGAAGGATGGACGCAGCCCCAATAAG CGGGAGAAGGACCATATCCGACGGCCCATGAATGCCTTCATGATCTTCAGCAAGCGGCACCGGGCCCTGGTCCACCAGCGTCACCCCAACCAGGACAACAGGACTGTCAGCAAGATCCTGGGCGAGTGGTGGTATGCCCTGGGGCCCAAGGAGAAGCAGAAGTACCATGACCTTGCTTTCCAG GTGAAGGAGGCCCACTTCAAGGCCCACCCAGATTGGAAATGGTGCAACAAGGACAGAAAGAAGTCCAGCTCAGAAGCCAAACCCACAAGCCTGGGGCTAGTAGGAGGGCACAAGGAGACACGGGAGCGGAGCATGTCAGAGACGGGCACTGCTGCTGCCCCTGGGG TGTCCTCTGAGCTCCTGTCCGTCGCAGCCCAGACACTCTTGAGCTCAGACACCAAGGCTCCAGGGAGCAGCTCCTGTGGGGCAGAGCGGTTGCACGCAGTTGGGGGACCTGGCTCAGCCCGGCCCCGAGCCTTCTCCCACAGTGGGGTACACAGCCTGGACGGCGGAGAAGTAGACAGCCAGGCACTACAGGAATTGACGCAG ATGGTGTCTGGTCCTACATCATACTCTGGCTCAAAGCCTTCCACCCAGTATGGAGCTCCAGGCCCCTTTGCAGCCCCCAGTGAGGGAGGTGCGTTGGCAGCCAGCGGGCGGCCCCCACTGTTGCCCACCCGAGCCTCTCGTTCCCAGCGTGCAGCCAGTGAAGACATGACTAGTGACGAGGAGCGCATGGTCATCTGTGAGGAGGAAGGGGATGATGATGTCATTG CTGATGATGGCTTTGGGACTACTGACATTGATCTCAAGTGCAAGGAGCGGGTGACCGACAGCGAGAGTGGAGATAGCTCTGGGGAAGACCcagagggcaacaag GGCTTTGGTCGGAAAGTGTTTTCACCTGTAATCCGTTCCTCCTTTACTCACTGCCGTCCGTCGCTGGACCCTGAGCCCCCAGGGCCTCCAGATCCACCTGCAACCTTCAGTAAAGGCTATGGTCCCACCCCATCCTCATCTTCGCCTGCCTCTTCAACCTCAGCAGCCACGTCCTTCTCACTGGGCTCAGGAACCTTCAAGTCCCAGGAGTCTGGTCAGGGCAGCACAGTAGGCTCACTGCGGCCCCCACCCCCTGGGGCTGGGGTCCCAGCAACACCTTCAAAGGCTACCCGGTTCCTTTCAACGGATCCTGCTACCTTTCGGCGCAAGAGACCTGAAAGCGTGGGAGGCCTGGACCCACCAGGCCCCTCAGTCATTGCAGCGTCTCCCAGTGGAGGAGGAAGCATCCTGCAGACACTGGTCCTGCCCCCAAACAAGGAGGAGCAGGAGGGCAGTGGAGCCAGAGTGCCCTCAGCTCAGGCTCCATCACTGGCTTATGGGGCCCCAGCAGCTCCCTTGTCCCGCCCTGCTGCCACCATGGTCACCAATGTGGTACGACCTGTCAGCAGCACTCCTGTGCCCATTGCCTCTAAGCCCTTCCCTAACTCTGGCCGGGCCGAGGCGTCTCCAAATGACATAGCAGGTGCCAGGACTGAAATGGGCACTGGGTCCCGGGTGCCTGGGAGTTCCCCACTTGGCGTCAGCTTAGTGTATTCGGACAAAAAGTCAGCAACAGCCACCTCACCAGCCCCACATTTGGTGGCTGGGCCCCTATTGGGCACCGTAGGGAAAGCCCCTGCTACTGTCACTAACTTACTAGTAGGCACCCCAGGCTATGGGGCCCCTGCACCCCCTGCTGTTCAATTTATTGCCCAAGGGACCCCTGGCAGTGGGACCACTGCAGGCTCAGGAGCAGGTGCTGGAAATGGCCCGAATGGGCCAGTACCCCTGGGTATCCTGCAACCAGGTGCCCTGGGCAAGGCTGGGGGAATCACCCAGGTCCAGTACATCTTGCCCACGCTGCCCCAGCAGCTTCAAGTGGCACCTGCCCCAGCACCAGCCCCTGGGACCAAAGCAGCGGCTCCCAGTGGCCCTGCACCCACCACCAGCATCCGTTTCACCCTCCCGCCCGGCACCTCTACCAACGGCAAGGTCCTGGCCGCCACTGCACCCACTCCTGGGATCCCCATCCTGCAGTCTGTACCCTCCGCCCCACCCCCTAAAG CCCAGTCAGTTTCTCCCGTGCAGGCCCCACCTCCGGGTGGCTCAGCCCAGCTGCTGCCTGGGAAGGTACTAGTGCCCTTGGCCGCCCCTAGCATGTCAGTGCGGGGTGGAGGGGCTGGCCAGCCGCTGCCCCTGGTGAGCCCACCCTTCTCAGTACCTGTACAGAATGGTGCCCAGCCACCCAGCAAG ATCATTCAGCTGACTCCAGTGCCTGTGAGCACACCCAGCGGCCTGGTGCCGCCCTTGAGCCCGGCCACACTTCCTGGACCCACCTCCCAGCCCCAGAAAGTCCTGCTGCCCTCCTCCACCAG AATCACCTACGTGCAGTCAGCGGGCGGGCATGCGTTGCCCCTGGGTACCAGCCCTGCATCTAGCCAGGCTGGAACAGTCACTTCGTATGGGCCCACGAGCTCTGTAGCTCTAGGCTTCACCTCGCTGGGGCCCAGTGGCCCCGCCTTCGTGCAGCCCCTGCTCTCAG CAGGCCAAGCCCCACTGCTGGCTCCTGGCCAAGTGGGCGTGTCacctgtgcccagcccccagctgccgCCTGCCTGTGCAGCCCCTGGAGGTCCCGTCATAACAGCATTTTACCCTGGCAGTCCTGTGCCCACCTCTTCAGCACCCCTGGCCCAGCCATCCCAGGCCGCTCCAAGCGTGGTCTATACTGTGGCCACCAGCACCACCCCACCTGCTGCCACCATTCTGCCCAAGGGCCCGCCTGCCCCAGCCACTGCCACCCCAGCCCCTACTAGTCCTTTCCCCAGTGCCACAG GCTCCATGACTTACAGCTTAGTGGCCCCCAAGGCCCAGCGGCCTAGCCCAAAGGCTCCGCAGAAAGTGAAGGCAGCCATCGCCAGCATTCCTGTGGGCTCCTTTGAGGCAGGTGCCTCTGGGCGATCTGGCCCTGCACCCCGGCAATCTCTGGAGCCTGGCCCTGTCCGTGAGCCAACTGCCCCAGAGTCTGAACTTGAGGGGCAGCCCACACCACCAGCTCCTCTGCCACCCCCAGAGAGCTGGACTCCCACAGCCCGGAGCAGttccccaccacctctggctgcTGAAGAGCGGACCAGCACCAAAGTTCCTGACACCATG GCCAGCAAATTCCCCAGCTCATCTTCAGACTGGCGTGTCCCTGGGCAGGGCTTGGAGAGTCGTGGGGAGCCTCCCACCCCACCtagcccagccccagctccagCCACAGCCTCTGgtagcaacagcagcagcagcgagGGCAGCAGTGGGAGGGCTGCCGGGGACACCCCTGAACGCAAAGAGGCAGCTAGTACTGGCAAGAAGGTGAAGGTGCGGCCCCCGCCCCTGAAGAAGACCTTTGACTCTGTGGACAA CAGGGTCTTGTCAGAGGTAGACTTTGAGGAACGTTTTGCTGAGCTGCCTGAGTTTCGGCCTGAGGAGGTGCTGCCCTCTCCGACTTTGCAGTCTCTGGCCACTTCACCCCGGGCCATCCTGGGCTCTTACCGCAAAAAGAGGAAGAACTCTACCG ACCTGGACTCAGCGCCTGAGGATCCCACCTCACCTAAGCGCAAAATGAGGAGACGCTCCAGCTGTAGCTCAGAGCCCAACACCCCCAAGAGTGCTAAGTGTGAGGGGGACATCTTCACCTTTGACCGTACAG GTACAGAAGCTGAGGATGTACTTGGGGAACTGGAGTATGAGAAGGTACCATACTCATCACTGCGGCGTACTCTGGACCAGCGCCGGGCCCTGGTCATGCAGCTCTTCCAGGATCATGGCTTCTTCCCATCAG CCCAAGCCACTGCAGCCTTCCAGGCCCGCTATGCAGACATCTTCCCCTCTAAGGTTTGTCTGCAGTTAAAGATACGGGAGGTGCGCCAGAAGATCATGCAAGCAGCCACTCCCACAGAGCAGCCCCCTGGAGCTGAGACCCCTCTCCCTGGACCACCCCCCACTGGCACTGCTGCTGCCCCTGCCCCGACTCTCAGCCCTGCTGGGGGCCCTGACCCCACTTCACCTGGCTCGGACTCTGGCACAGCCCAGGCTGCCCCACCACTGCCTCCACCCCCAGAGTCAGGGCCTGGACAGCCTGCCTGGGAGGGAGCCCCCCagccttctcccccacccccaggcccgtCTGCAGCTGCCACAGGCAGGTGA